A window of the Euwallacea fornicatus isolate EFF26 chromosome 15, ASM4011564v1, whole genome shotgun sequence genome harbors these coding sequences:
- the LOC136343576 gene encoding uncharacterized protein isoform X1: MEKLGTETAVKVSSYETSRTRRSLVEGTNEDSNDGNEFASSGFYVREKTNEKKVESPGPTVCNEDHSKENGISVDTDHSSSPLENGENSTESTRETVEDPQTDDPIISLEITHNGACVVNETPDGEALQGSEAVNIKKRGENKHSTESNPGEETKQADVCIDQANDISENLPASNVEDYKENEENGSVDAKLSVEEADKVHENAETEEEEDKDASIQMEINANGNVEECENTQEKSDEENPEIIDSDEGENVEVKQRGEGDLQSEEKSQEEAEKSDRKLTEETLQIENKSIGKDECKPTGTSVEIKKTKAGFVKNRNNKSDVKNTVTDLTGDDPPAKSKTSDKIDNCVQKEQLLEAGATYQDTDADEDFDPSLFCPDISMDVDEAAVVANEAITEHDLDSGSSSSLLYEPIFSTLVDEMTGAEVEVNLTPLEMELRQKMYGPDNPVQASKVHCTACNVHLGSSLIGANNRFVHPLLKVLICKNCYHFYTSGEFEKDEDGSELYCRWCGQGGEVLCCSSCEFVFCKRCIKNNFGLKKFKEIRNSDDWNCFRCDPGQLSSLRASCAEFMEYYRTELARAHTLAGTNPDLMTTDYTKCCSTPVVKKEESNTSVVQKVRRKRKEEDPDYSPITLGEPPAKKLSTGEQGYTTVPAATAIRALAPKPISTPLRPINPSGFRPQGAQGAVFKVGNTTFRNQAPGNAGYTIQGTKSGTSEIITIPSSSGKSTTPGYIKLIPQSRMTLTRLQGPNSTGPAGSSGNIRPGITPVRPANPPGVMPAMKHEWFEKTVRAAARVNSNLSYTLTQLNRQQSQAGSVEALAVVHNKLQEVLSTSINSLIQIRKNLRTEFIAGIKNIKFPLKPAAPPKPTGAVTVKDDDDVIFVNPTTVASNNVKKISLPQLIIPPTVTLTRKVVPSTSSSSITINKINKTPAASIPTSSPPVKGRGFLKVRSLTALQSVPTECIVIPDDPPAVKTSPKSLLKIQKAERVAEPIARRKSGEKSTKSQVEQPKKLFNVLMVYDVKKQPSPEIQQMMNAVVMVTRSPQIENMLESEEKEANCTVEID, translated from the exons AAAATGGAATATCAGTTGATACAGACCATTCTTCGAGCCCTTTAGAAAACGGAGAAAATTCGACAGAATCGACCCGCGAAACTGTAGAAGATCCACAAACAGACGATCCCATCATCTCTTTAGAAATCACTCATAACGGAGCTTGTGTAGTTAATGAAACACCTGATGGAGAAGCCCTACAAGGCTCAGAAGCTGTAAATATCAAAAAGCGGGgagaaaataaacattctaCTGAAAGTAACCCTGGGGAGGAGACAAAGCAGGCTGATGTCTGCATTGACCAGGCAAATGACATATCTGAAAATTTACCTGCTTCTAACGTTGAAGACTATAAGGAGAATGAGGAAAATGGAAGTGTAGATGCGAAGTTAAGCGTTGAAGAAGCAGATAAGGTTCATGAAAATGCCGAAACGGAGGAAGAAGAAGATAAAGATGCTTCCatacaaatggaaataaatgcaaatggAAATGTGGAGGAATGTGAAAATACTCAGGAAAAAAGTGATGAGGAAAATCCGGAAATTATTGATAGTGATGAAGGTGAAAATGTTGAAGTAAAACAAAGAGGCGAAGGAGATCTGCAAAGCGAAGAAAAATCCCAGGAAGAAGCTGAAAAGTCAGACAGGAAGCTCACGGAAGAAACTTTACAAATAGAAAATAAGTCAATTGGAAAAGATGAATGTAAACCGACAGGAACATCagtagaaattaaaaagacTAAAGCAGGCTTTGtcaaaaacagaaataataaatctGATGTTAAAAATACGGTTACAGATTTAACTGGAGATGACCCGCCTGCGAAGTCTAAGACATCAGATAAGATTGATAACTGTGTTCAGAAAGAGCAGTTGCTGGAAGCTG gagCTACTTATCAAGACACAGATGCCGATGAGGATTTTGACCCATCTCTCTTCTGTCCTGATATATCCATGGATGTTGACGAAGCGGCGGTTGTGGCTAACGAAG CTATAACAGAACACGACTTGGATAGTGGAAGTTCGAGTTCTTTGCTCTACGAACccatattttcaactttggtgGATGAAATGACTGGGGCAGAAG ttgaAGTGAATCTAACTCCTCTGGAAATGGAATTGAGGCAGAAAATGTATGGTCCAG ACAATCCAGTTCAAGCTTCAAAAGTCCACTGCACGGCTTGTAACGTGCATTTAGGCAGTTCTTTAATTGGAGCTAATAATCGATTTGTTCATCCGTTGTTGAAAGTGTTGATTTGCAAGAAttgttatcatttttataCGAGCGGGGAGTTCGAGAAAGATGAAGACGGGAGCGAGCTCTATTGCAG ATGGTGCGGACAAGGAGGAGAGGTCCTCTGTTGTTCTTCATGTGAATTTGTCTTCTGCAAG cGGTGTATCAAAAACAACTTCGGTTTGAAAAAGTTCAAAGAGATAAGAAACAGCGACGATTGGAACTGCTTTCGTTGCGATCCAGGACAACTGTCCAGCCTGAGAGCTTCGTGTGCAGAATTCATGGAGTATTATCGCACTGAATTGGC GAGAGCGCACACTTTAGCCGGTACGAATCCAGATCTAATGACTACGGATTACACGAAATGTTGCAGTACTCCGGTTGTGAAAAAGGAAGAGTCCAATACTTCGGTGGTTCAGAAAGTACGAAGAAAACGGAAAGAAGAAGACCCGGATTATTCACCGATTACCCTAGGAGAGCCACCTGCTAAG AAACTTTCAACCGGGGAACAAGGTTATACTACAGTACCAGCTGCAACAGCAATTCGTGCTTTAGCTCCGAAACCAATTTCAACTCCCTTACGACCCATTAATCCCTCTGGATTCAGGCCTCAG ggCGCCCAAGGAGCGGTGTTTAAGGTGGGCAATACAACTTTCAGAAACCAAGCGCCTGGTAATGCAGGTTATACCATCCAAG GAACAAAATCTGGCACCTCGGAAATAATTACCATCCCATCTTCATCAG GAAAAAGTACAACTCCGGgctatattaaattaattccccAATCACGCATGACCCTGACACGGTTGCAGGGACCTAATAGTACAGGGCCTG caggtAGTAGTGGTAATATTCGGCCAGGTATTACCCCTGTTCGACCAGCAAATCCGCCCGGAGTGATGCCCGCAATGAAGCACGAATGGTTCGAAAAGACTGTTCGGGCTGCAGCGAGAGTCAATTCGAATCTGTCTTACACGCTTACTCAATTGAATAG ACAGCAGTCCCAAGCCGGCAGTGTGGAGGCATTGGCCGTCGTCCACAATAAGTTACAAGAAGTCCTGAGCACCTCCATCAATTCCCTGATTCAAATCAGGAAGAATCTTCGCACCGAATTTATTGCGG gtatcaaaaatattaagtttccTCTTAAGCCTGCGGCCCCGCCAAAGCCTACCGGGGCTGTAACTGTAAAAGACGATGACGATGTGATTTTTGTCAATCCAACTACAGTAGCCAGTAACAATGTAAAGAAAATCTCCCTGCCACAG CTCATAATACCGCCCACTGTGACCCTCACAAGGAAGGTTGTTCCATCCACCTCCTCTAGTAGCATCactattaataaaatcaataaaacccCCGCGGCAAGCATCCCTACGAGTAGCCCTCCAGTGAAAGGAAGGGGATTCTTGAAG GTCAGATCATTGACAGCCCTTCAGAGCGTGCCTACTGAGTGTATTGTAATTCCCGATGATCCCCCAGCTGTTAAAACTTCACCTAAATCTTTACTCAAGATCCAAAAAG CGGAACGGGTTGCCGAACCGATAGCTAGGAGGAAATCTGGGGAAAAATCAACGAAATCTCAAGTGGAACAGccgaaaaagttgtttaatgttttaatggtATACGATGTGAAGAAACAGCCATCTCCCGAAATTCAGCAAATGATGAACGCAGTAGTGATGGTGACAAGGTCGCCTCAAATTGAAAACATGCTTGAATCCGAAGAAAAAGAGGCCAATTGTACTGTTGAAATAGATTAA
- the LOC136343576 gene encoding uncharacterized protein isoform X5 — MKTRMMVKLLPCNEFASSGFYVREKTNEKKVESPGPTVCNEDHSKENGISVDTDHSSSPLENGENSTESTRETVEDPQTDDPIISLEITHNGACVVNETPDGEALQGSEAVNIKKRGENKHSTESNPGEETKQADVCIDQANDISENLPASNVEDYKENEENGSVDAKLSVEEADKVHENAETEEEEDKDASIQMEINANGNVEECENTQEKSDEENPEIIDSDEGENVEVKQRGEGDLQSEEKSQEEAEKSDRKLTEETLQIENKSIGKDECKPTGTSVEIKKTKAGFVKNRNNKSDVKNTVTDLTGDDPPAKSKTSDKIDNCVQKEQLLEAGATYQDTDADEDFDPSLFCPDISMDVDEAAVVANEAITEHDLDSGSSSSLLYEPIFSTLVDEMTGAEVEVNLTPLEMELRQKMYGPDNPVQASKVHCTACNVHLGSSLIGANNRFVHPLLKVLICKNCYHFYTSGEFEKDEDGSELYCRWCGQGGEVLCCSSCEFVFCKRCIKNNFGLKKFKEIRNSDDWNCFRCDPGQLSSLRASCAEFMEYYRTELARAHTLAGTNPDLMTTDYTKCCSTPVVKKEESNTSVVQKVRRKRKEEDPDYSPITLGEPPAKKLSTGEQGYTTVPAATAIRALAPKPISTPLRPINPSGFRPQGAQGAVFKVGNTTFRNQAPGNAGYTIQGTKSGTSEIITIPSSSGKSTTPGYIKLIPQSRMTLTRLQGPNSTGPAGSSGNIRPGITPVRPANPPGVMPAMKHEWFEKTVRAAARVNSNLSYTLTQLNRQQSQAGSVEALAVVHNKLQEVLSTSINSLIQIRKNLRTEFIAGIKNIKFPLKPAAPPKPTGAVTVKDDDDVIFVNPTTVASNNVKKISLPQLIIPPTVTLTRKVVPSTSSSSITINKINKTPAASIPTSSPPVKGRGFLKVRSLTALQSVPTECIVIPDDPPAVKTSPKSLLKIQKAERVAEPIARRKSGEKSTKSQVEQPKKLFNVLMVYDVKKQPSPEIQQMMNAVVMVTRSPQIENMLESEEKEANCTVEID; from the exons AAAATGGAATATCAGTTGATACAGACCATTCTTCGAGCCCTTTAGAAAACGGAGAAAATTCGACAGAATCGACCCGCGAAACTGTAGAAGATCCACAAACAGACGATCCCATCATCTCTTTAGAAATCACTCATAACGGAGCTTGTGTAGTTAATGAAACACCTGATGGAGAAGCCCTACAAGGCTCAGAAGCTGTAAATATCAAAAAGCGGGgagaaaataaacattctaCTGAAAGTAACCCTGGGGAGGAGACAAAGCAGGCTGATGTCTGCATTGACCAGGCAAATGACATATCTGAAAATTTACCTGCTTCTAACGTTGAAGACTATAAGGAGAATGAGGAAAATGGAAGTGTAGATGCGAAGTTAAGCGTTGAAGAAGCAGATAAGGTTCATGAAAATGCCGAAACGGAGGAAGAAGAAGATAAAGATGCTTCCatacaaatggaaataaatgcaaatggAAATGTGGAGGAATGTGAAAATACTCAGGAAAAAAGTGATGAGGAAAATCCGGAAATTATTGATAGTGATGAAGGTGAAAATGTTGAAGTAAAACAAAGAGGCGAAGGAGATCTGCAAAGCGAAGAAAAATCCCAGGAAGAAGCTGAAAAGTCAGACAGGAAGCTCACGGAAGAAACTTTACAAATAGAAAATAAGTCAATTGGAAAAGATGAATGTAAACCGACAGGAACATCagtagaaattaaaaagacTAAAGCAGGCTTTGtcaaaaacagaaataataaatctGATGTTAAAAATACGGTTACAGATTTAACTGGAGATGACCCGCCTGCGAAGTCTAAGACATCAGATAAGATTGATAACTGTGTTCAGAAAGAGCAGTTGCTGGAAGCTG gagCTACTTATCAAGACACAGATGCCGATGAGGATTTTGACCCATCTCTCTTCTGTCCTGATATATCCATGGATGTTGACGAAGCGGCGGTTGTGGCTAACGAAG CTATAACAGAACACGACTTGGATAGTGGAAGTTCGAGTTCTTTGCTCTACGAACccatattttcaactttggtgGATGAAATGACTGGGGCAGAAG ttgaAGTGAATCTAACTCCTCTGGAAATGGAATTGAGGCAGAAAATGTATGGTCCAG ACAATCCAGTTCAAGCTTCAAAAGTCCACTGCACGGCTTGTAACGTGCATTTAGGCAGTTCTTTAATTGGAGCTAATAATCGATTTGTTCATCCGTTGTTGAAAGTGTTGATTTGCAAGAAttgttatcatttttataCGAGCGGGGAGTTCGAGAAAGATGAAGACGGGAGCGAGCTCTATTGCAG ATGGTGCGGACAAGGAGGAGAGGTCCTCTGTTGTTCTTCATGTGAATTTGTCTTCTGCAAG cGGTGTATCAAAAACAACTTCGGTTTGAAAAAGTTCAAAGAGATAAGAAACAGCGACGATTGGAACTGCTTTCGTTGCGATCCAGGACAACTGTCCAGCCTGAGAGCTTCGTGTGCAGAATTCATGGAGTATTATCGCACTGAATTGGC GAGAGCGCACACTTTAGCCGGTACGAATCCAGATCTAATGACTACGGATTACACGAAATGTTGCAGTACTCCGGTTGTGAAAAAGGAAGAGTCCAATACTTCGGTGGTTCAGAAAGTACGAAGAAAACGGAAAGAAGAAGACCCGGATTATTCACCGATTACCCTAGGAGAGCCACCTGCTAAG AAACTTTCAACCGGGGAACAAGGTTATACTACAGTACCAGCTGCAACAGCAATTCGTGCTTTAGCTCCGAAACCAATTTCAACTCCCTTACGACCCATTAATCCCTCTGGATTCAGGCCTCAG ggCGCCCAAGGAGCGGTGTTTAAGGTGGGCAATACAACTTTCAGAAACCAAGCGCCTGGTAATGCAGGTTATACCATCCAAG GAACAAAATCTGGCACCTCGGAAATAATTACCATCCCATCTTCATCAG GAAAAAGTACAACTCCGGgctatattaaattaattccccAATCACGCATGACCCTGACACGGTTGCAGGGACCTAATAGTACAGGGCCTG caggtAGTAGTGGTAATATTCGGCCAGGTATTACCCCTGTTCGACCAGCAAATCCGCCCGGAGTGATGCCCGCAATGAAGCACGAATGGTTCGAAAAGACTGTTCGGGCTGCAGCGAGAGTCAATTCGAATCTGTCTTACACGCTTACTCAATTGAATAG ACAGCAGTCCCAAGCCGGCAGTGTGGAGGCATTGGCCGTCGTCCACAATAAGTTACAAGAAGTCCTGAGCACCTCCATCAATTCCCTGATTCAAATCAGGAAGAATCTTCGCACCGAATTTATTGCGG gtatcaaaaatattaagtttccTCTTAAGCCTGCGGCCCCGCCAAAGCCTACCGGGGCTGTAACTGTAAAAGACGATGACGATGTGATTTTTGTCAATCCAACTACAGTAGCCAGTAACAATGTAAAGAAAATCTCCCTGCCACAG CTCATAATACCGCCCACTGTGACCCTCACAAGGAAGGTTGTTCCATCCACCTCCTCTAGTAGCATCactattaataaaatcaataaaacccCCGCGGCAAGCATCCCTACGAGTAGCCCTCCAGTGAAAGGAAGGGGATTCTTGAAG GTCAGATCATTGACAGCCCTTCAGAGCGTGCCTACTGAGTGTATTGTAATTCCCGATGATCCCCCAGCTGTTAAAACTTCACCTAAATCTTTACTCAAGATCCAAAAAG CGGAACGGGTTGCCGAACCGATAGCTAGGAGGAAATCTGGGGAAAAATCAACGAAATCTCAAGTGGAACAGccgaaaaagttgtttaatgttttaatggtATACGATGTGAAGAAACAGCCATCTCCCGAAATTCAGCAAATGATGAACGCAGTAGTGATGGTGACAAGGTCGCCTCAAATTGAAAACATGCTTGAATCCGAAGAAAAAGAGGCCAATTGTACTGTTGAAATAGATTAA
- the LOC136343576 gene encoding uncharacterized protein isoform X8 has translation MEINANGNVEECENTQEKSDEENPEIIDSDEGENVEVKQRGEGDLQSEEKSQEEAEKSDRKLTEETLQIENKSIGKDECKPTGTSVEIKKTKAGFVKNRNNKSDVKNTVTDLTGDDPPAKSKTSDKIDNCVQKEQLLEAGATYQDTDADEDFDPSLFCPDISMDVDEAAVVANEAITEHDLDSGSSSSLLYEPIFSTLVDEMTGAEVEVNLTPLEMELRQKMYGPDNPVQASKVHCTACNVHLGSSLIGANNRFVHPLLKVLICKNCYHFYTSGEFEKDEDGSELYCRWCGQGGEVLCCSSCEFVFCKRCIKNNFGLKKFKEIRNSDDWNCFRCDPGQLSSLRASCAEFMEYYRTELARAHTLAGTNPDLMTTDYTKCCSTPVVKKEESNTSVVQKVRRKRKEEDPDYSPITLGEPPAKKLSTGEQGYTTVPAATAIRALAPKPISTPLRPINPSGFRPQGAQGAVFKVGNTTFRNQAPGNAGYTIQGTKSGTSEIITIPSSSGKSTTPGYIKLIPQSRMTLTRLQGPNSTGPAGSSGNIRPGITPVRPANPPGVMPAMKHEWFEKTVRAAARVNSNLSYTLTQLNRQQSQAGSVEALAVVHNKLQEVLSTSINSLIQIRKNLRTEFIAGIKNIKFPLKPAAPPKPTGAVTVKDDDDVIFVNPTTVASNNVKKISLPQLIIPPTVTLTRKVVPSTSSSSITINKINKTPAASIPTSSPPVKGRGFLKVRSLTALQSVPTECIVIPDDPPAVKTSPKSLLKIQKAERVAEPIARRKSGEKSTKSQVEQPKKLFNVLMVYDVKKQPSPEIQQMMNAVVMVTRSPQIENMLESEEKEANCTVEID, from the exons atggaaataaatgcaaatggAAATGTGGAGGAATGTGAAAATACTCAGGAAAAAAGTGATGAGGAAAATCCGGAAATTATTGATAGTGATGAAGGTGAAAATGTTGAAGTAAAACAAAGAGGCGAAGGAGATCTGCAAAGCGAAGAAAAATCCCAGGAAGAAGCTGAAAAGTCAGACAGGAAGCTCACGGAAGAAACTTTACAAATAGAAAATAAGTCAATTGGAAAAGATGAATGTAAACCGACAGGAACATCagtagaaattaaaaagacTAAAGCAGGCTTTGtcaaaaacagaaataataaatctGATGTTAAAAATACGGTTACAGATTTAACTGGAGATGACCCGCCTGCGAAGTCTAAGACATCAGATAAGATTGATAACTGTGTTCAGAAAGAGCAGTTGCTGGAAGCTG gagCTACTTATCAAGACACAGATGCCGATGAGGATTTTGACCCATCTCTCTTCTGTCCTGATATATCCATGGATGTTGACGAAGCGGCGGTTGTGGCTAACGAAG CTATAACAGAACACGACTTGGATAGTGGAAGTTCGAGTTCTTTGCTCTACGAACccatattttcaactttggtgGATGAAATGACTGGGGCAGAAG ttgaAGTGAATCTAACTCCTCTGGAAATGGAATTGAGGCAGAAAATGTATGGTCCAG ACAATCCAGTTCAAGCTTCAAAAGTCCACTGCACGGCTTGTAACGTGCATTTAGGCAGTTCTTTAATTGGAGCTAATAATCGATTTGTTCATCCGTTGTTGAAAGTGTTGATTTGCAAGAAttgttatcatttttataCGAGCGGGGAGTTCGAGAAAGATGAAGACGGGAGCGAGCTCTATTGCAG ATGGTGCGGACAAGGAGGAGAGGTCCTCTGTTGTTCTTCATGTGAATTTGTCTTCTGCAAG cGGTGTATCAAAAACAACTTCGGTTTGAAAAAGTTCAAAGAGATAAGAAACAGCGACGATTGGAACTGCTTTCGTTGCGATCCAGGACAACTGTCCAGCCTGAGAGCTTCGTGTGCAGAATTCATGGAGTATTATCGCACTGAATTGGC GAGAGCGCACACTTTAGCCGGTACGAATCCAGATCTAATGACTACGGATTACACGAAATGTTGCAGTACTCCGGTTGTGAAAAAGGAAGAGTCCAATACTTCGGTGGTTCAGAAAGTACGAAGAAAACGGAAAGAAGAAGACCCGGATTATTCACCGATTACCCTAGGAGAGCCACCTGCTAAG AAACTTTCAACCGGGGAACAAGGTTATACTACAGTACCAGCTGCAACAGCAATTCGTGCTTTAGCTCCGAAACCAATTTCAACTCCCTTACGACCCATTAATCCCTCTGGATTCAGGCCTCAG ggCGCCCAAGGAGCGGTGTTTAAGGTGGGCAATACAACTTTCAGAAACCAAGCGCCTGGTAATGCAGGTTATACCATCCAAG GAACAAAATCTGGCACCTCGGAAATAATTACCATCCCATCTTCATCAG GAAAAAGTACAACTCCGGgctatattaaattaattccccAATCACGCATGACCCTGACACGGTTGCAGGGACCTAATAGTACAGGGCCTG caggtAGTAGTGGTAATATTCGGCCAGGTATTACCCCTGTTCGACCAGCAAATCCGCCCGGAGTGATGCCCGCAATGAAGCACGAATGGTTCGAAAAGACTGTTCGGGCTGCAGCGAGAGTCAATTCGAATCTGTCTTACACGCTTACTCAATTGAATAG ACAGCAGTCCCAAGCCGGCAGTGTGGAGGCATTGGCCGTCGTCCACAATAAGTTACAAGAAGTCCTGAGCACCTCCATCAATTCCCTGATTCAAATCAGGAAGAATCTTCGCACCGAATTTATTGCGG gtatcaaaaatattaagtttccTCTTAAGCCTGCGGCCCCGCCAAAGCCTACCGGGGCTGTAACTGTAAAAGACGATGACGATGTGATTTTTGTCAATCCAACTACAGTAGCCAGTAACAATGTAAAGAAAATCTCCCTGCCACAG CTCATAATACCGCCCACTGTGACCCTCACAAGGAAGGTTGTTCCATCCACCTCCTCTAGTAGCATCactattaataaaatcaataaaacccCCGCGGCAAGCATCCCTACGAGTAGCCCTCCAGTGAAAGGAAGGGGATTCTTGAAG GTCAGATCATTGACAGCCCTTCAGAGCGTGCCTACTGAGTGTATTGTAATTCCCGATGATCCCCCAGCTGTTAAAACTTCACCTAAATCTTTACTCAAGATCCAAAAAG CGGAACGGGTTGCCGAACCGATAGCTAGGAGGAAATCTGGGGAAAAATCAACGAAATCTCAAGTGGAACAGccgaaaaagttgtttaatgttttaatggtATACGATGTGAAGAAACAGCCATCTCCCGAAATTCAGCAAATGATGAACGCAGTAGTGATGGTGACAAGGTCGCCTCAAATTGAAAACATGCTTGAATCCGAAGAAAAAGAGGCCAATTGTACTGTTGAAATAGATTAA